A single window of Nicotiana sylvestris chromosome 3, ASM39365v2, whole genome shotgun sequence DNA harbors:
- the LOC138887733 gene encoding uncharacterized protein translates to MMKNKVFKFHPRCQKLGVVHVCFADDLLMFCRADLQSIRLLRQTFQKFSEASGLQANAEKSAAYLEGVSVNQKQDILQELGFPDGTLPFKYLGVPLAARKLTVIQCWPLVERITQRINCWTARLLSYAGRVQLIKSVLFGIQSYWAHTFLLPKKVMKMVEAICRSFLWTGSSKFSKKALVSWEKVCLPQVAGGLNVMNLVFWNRAAVAKHLWAVAKKKNCLWIKWIHTFYIKHHTLEHMPIPKNAAWVVRKILESRKLIGDVQGIQGNLLNRLDQLQNDNSFSIRKLYKLQFPQLPKVPWKGIVLQPRLHPRFKFILWLALQRRLAIVDRLLKFGVQIDQQCAFCKLAGETFDHLFFECYVTKEVWSRLLIWLGHCRPIQDWQREVAWISHYATRKSGQWEIVTCVFGMMVYTILRDRNKV, encoded by the coding sequence ATGATGAAGAATAAAGTGTTCAAGTTCCATCCCAGATGCCAAAAACTTGGAGTGGTACATGTTTGTTTTGCTGACGACCTTCTCATGTTTTGCAGGGCTGACTTACAATCCATCAGATTGTTAAGACAAACTTTTCAAAAGTTTTCTGAAGCTTCCGGTCTTCAAGCAAATGCAGAGAAAAGTGCAGCTTACCTAGAAGGTGTCTCAGTGAACCAGAAACAGGATATACTACAAGAACTGGGGTTCCCTGATGGTACACTTCCATTCAAATATTTGGGGGTACCTTTGGCAGCCAGGAAGCTTACAGTTATTCAATGCTGGCCACTAGTGGAGAGGATTACTCAGAGGATCAACTGTTGGACAGCACGACTCTTATCTTATGCAGGACGAGTTCAACTGATAAAGTCAGTTTTGTTTGGAATACAGTCCTACTGGGCACATACCTTTCTACTACCAAAAAAGGTGATGAAGATGGTAGAAGCTATTTGCAGATCATTTTTATGGACTGGTtcatcaaaattttcaaaaaaggcCTTGGTCTCTTGGGAAAAAGTTTGTTTACCACAAGTAGCAGGGGGTTTAAATGTAATGAACTTGGTATTTTGGAACAGAGCTGCAGTGGCAAAACACCTCTGGGCAGTGGCTAAAAAGAAGAACTGCTTATGGATCAAATGGATCCATACCTTCTACATAAAGCATCACACACTCGAACATATGCCAATACCCAAGAATGCAGCTTGGGTAGTCAGGAAAATTTTGGAGTCAAGGAAGCTCATTGGGGATGTTCAAGGTATTCAAGGAAACTTGTTGAATAGGTTGGATCAATTACAGAATGACAACTCTTTTAGTATTAGGAAACTTTACAAGCTACAATTCCCCCAACTGCCAAAGGTTCCATGGAAAGGCATAGTATTGCAGCCAAGATTGCATCCCAGATTCAAATTCATTCTGTGGTTAGCATTACAGAGAAGATTAGCTATAGTTGACAGGCTACTGAAGTTTGGTGTTCAAATAGATCAACAATGTGCATTCTGTAAGCTAGCTGGTGAAACATTCGACCATTTATTCTTTGAATGCTATGTGACAAAGGAAGTGTGGTCGAGACTCTTGATATGGTTAGGACATTGCAGACCTATTCAAGATTGGCAACGAGAGGTGGCATGGATAAGTCATTATGCCACAAGAAAAAGTGGACAATGGGAAATTGTTACCTGTGTCTTTGGCATGATGGTTTACACTATATTGAGGGATAGGAACAAAGTTTGA
- the LOC104223716 gene encoding uncharacterized protein isoform X2 has translation MAVSDIKQVLEFLKNYGFSESESALMEDIMEKSELGSFDYERFLFPMIPPPPPLKIPSARRLDDLISANINHSNSVSSDEEFVSLASSTTGFCSSEFTNPYGIRTTTALSSQASSDRLSQFGTARDYPDFDMQNDLFWYREKDEDFPMPPYFGSSDGLAGPSEDKFVMTEVSEKQDATSPNWDCKSEGWPIATVHDGQDVGLDDYYDLDKRKKLEGRGGKGEFSCSSPLCACCKGPKGIYGGDPDDTNINLTDTNYLEYEPTSERKTEDRNNYSIKTSCNDDLVGDLKGTPDFQPKAIDKDYYSYIHGDYKPKEDKLEDGEGIEPDAAADEGGGATSDEFLMFEGEDVFEVFNLRIIHRKNRTGFEESKDLPIVLNSIIAGRYYVTEYLGSAAFSKVIQAHDMHTGVDVCLKIIKNDKDFFDQSLDEIKLLKFVNKNDPCDEHHILRLYDYFYHQEHLFIVCELLRANLYEFQKYNRESDLEPYFTMSRLQTITRQCLEALVFLHNLGIIHCDLKPENILIKSYRRCEIKVIDLGSSCFQSDPLSLYVQSRSYRAPEVILGLSYDAKIDLWSLGCILGELCSGEVLFPNEAIVMLLARMIGMLGPIDVDMLQRGQETHKYFTKDYDLYHIHEDTDLLEYIIPEETSLEHQLPVSDPLFLDFVRKLLEINPQSRPTAKEAIGHPWLSHRYE, from the exons ATGGCTGTTTCTGACATTAAACAAGTATTGGAGTTCTTGAAAAATTATGGGTTTTCAGAATCAGAATCAGCTCTTATGGAGGATATTATGGAGAAATCTGAATTGGGTTCATTCGATTATGAAAGATTCTTGTTTCCTATGATTCCGCCGCCACCTCCTCTTAAGATTCCTTCTGCTCGGCGTCTTGATGACTTAATTTCTGCTAACATTAATCACTCGAACTCTGTTTCTTCTGATGAGGAATTTGTCAGCTTGGCTTCTTCTACTACTGGTTTTTGCTCCTCTG AATTTACAAATCCATATGGAATTCGTACTACAACCGCTCTCAGTTCTCAAGCATCATCGGATAGATTATCTCAGTTTGGTACTGCAAGAGATTACCCTGATTTTGATATGCAAAATGACCTGTTCTGGTACCGGGAGAAAGATGAAGATTTTCCCATGCCACCTTACTTCGGAAGCTCGGATGGTCTCGCGGGCCCTAGTGAGGACAAGTTTGTGATGACTGAAGTGTCCGAGAAACAGGACGCCACAAGTCCCAATTGGGATTGTAAATCGGAAGGATGGCCTATAGCCACAGTGCACGATGGGCAAGATGTAGGCTTGGACGATTACTATGATTTGGATAAACGAAAGAAACTTGAAGGAAGAGGTGGGAAGGGAGAATTTAGTTGTTCATCCCCACTTTGTGCTTGCTGCAAGGGGCCAAAAGGGATTTATGGCGGTGATCCTGACGACACGAATATCAACTTAACTGACACTAATTATTTAGAGTATGAACCAACGAGTGAGAGGAAAACTGAAGATAGAAACAACTATTCAATTAAAACAAGTTGCAACGATGACTTGGTTGGAGATCTCAAAGGTACCCCTGACTTTCAACCTAAGGCTATTGACAAAGATTACTACTCATATATACATGGAGACTACAAGCCAAAAGAGGATAAATTAGAGGATGGGGAAGGTATTGAACCCGATGCGGCAGCAGATGAAGGGGGAGGTGCTACATCAGATGAATTTTTGATGTTTGAAGGCGAAGATGTGTTTGAAGTATTTAATCTTAGAATTATACACAGAAAAAACAG GACCGGATTTGAGGAGAGCAAGGACCTGCCTATTGTTTTAAATAGCATTATCGCTGGAAGATACTATGTAACAGAATACCTTGGTTCAGCTGCATTCAGCAAAGTCATTCAGGCTCATGATATGCACACCGGAGTAGACGTTTGCTTGAAGATAATAAAGAATGACAAGGACTTCTTTGATCAGAGTTTAGATGAAATTAAGCTTCTCAAGTTTGTGAACAAGAATGACCCTTGTGATGAGCACCATATACTGCGACTATATGATTACTTCTACCATCAG GAGCACCTCTTTATTGTTTGTGAACTTCTCCGAGCAAATTTATATGAATTTCAGAAATACAACCGAGAATCTGATCTAGAGCCTTATTTTACAATGAGCAGGCTACAG ACCATAACACGACAGTGCTTGGAGGCACTTGTGTTTTTGCACAATTTGGGGATCATCCACTGTGATCTAAAGCCCGAAAATATTCTCATCAAAAGTTATCGAAGATGTGAGATAAAAGTTATTGATCTCGGAAGCAGTTGCTTTCAGTCAGATCCCTTGTCCTTATATGTACAGTCTCGTTCTTATAGAGCTCCCGAAGTCATCTTAGGCCTCTCTTATGATGCAAAAATTGATCTTTGGTCTCTTGGCTGCATCTTGGGAGAGTTGTGCTCTGGGGAG GTGCTTTTTCCAAATGAAGCAATTGTTATGTTGCTTGCACGTATGATTGGAATGCTTGGTCCTATAGATGTGGACATGTTACAAAGAGGACAGGAGACACACAAATATTTCACAAAGGATTATGACCTTTATCATATACACGAG GACACTGATCTACTTGAATACATAATCCCCGAGGAAACGTCATTGGAGCATCAGCTGCCAGTATCTGATCCATTGTTCCTCGACTTTGTCAGAAAGTTGCTTGAGATAAATCCTCAAAGTCGTCCTACGGCCAAAGAGGCCATAGGTCACCCTTGGCTTTCCCATCGGTACGAGTAG
- the LOC104223716 gene encoding uncharacterized protein isoform X1: MAVSDIKQVLEFLKNYGFSESESALMEDIMEKSELGSFDYERFLFPMIPPPPPLKIPSARRLDDLISANINHSNSVSSDEEFVSLASSTTGFCSSEFTNPYGIRTTTALSSQASSDRLSQFGTARDYPDFDMQNDLFWYREKDEDFPMPPYFGSSDGLAGPSEDKFVMTEVSEKQDATSPNWDCKSEGWPIATVHDGQDVGLDDYYDLDKRKKLEGRGGKGEFSCSSPLCACCKGPKGIYGGDPDDTNINLTDTNYLEYEPTSERKTEDRNNYSIKTSCNDDLVGDLKGTPDFQPKAIDKDYYSYIHGDYKPKEDKLEDGEGIEPDAAADEGGGATSDEFLMFEGEDVFEVFNLRIIHRKNRTGFEESKDLPIVLNSIIAGRYYVTEYLGSAAFSKVIQAHDMHTGVDVCLKIIKNDKDFFDQSLDEIKLLKFVNKNDPCDEHHILRLYDYFYHQEHLFIVCELLRANLYEFQKYNRESDLEPYFTMSRLQTITRQCLEALVFLHNLGIIHCDLKPENILIKSYRRCEIKVIDLGSSCFQSDPLSLYVQSRSYRAPEVILGLSYDAKIDLWSLGCILGELCSGEVLFPNEAIVMLLARMIGMLGPIDVDMLQRGQETHKYFTKDYDLYHIHEDTDLLEYIIPEETSLEHQLPVSDPLFLDFVRKLLEINPQSRPTAKEAIGHPWLSHRLSLNLVFSFSHI; this comes from the exons ATGGCTGTTTCTGACATTAAACAAGTATTGGAGTTCTTGAAAAATTATGGGTTTTCAGAATCAGAATCAGCTCTTATGGAGGATATTATGGAGAAATCTGAATTGGGTTCATTCGATTATGAAAGATTCTTGTTTCCTATGATTCCGCCGCCACCTCCTCTTAAGATTCCTTCTGCTCGGCGTCTTGATGACTTAATTTCTGCTAACATTAATCACTCGAACTCTGTTTCTTCTGATGAGGAATTTGTCAGCTTGGCTTCTTCTACTACTGGTTTTTGCTCCTCTG AATTTACAAATCCATATGGAATTCGTACTACAACCGCTCTCAGTTCTCAAGCATCATCGGATAGATTATCTCAGTTTGGTACTGCAAGAGATTACCCTGATTTTGATATGCAAAATGACCTGTTCTGGTACCGGGAGAAAGATGAAGATTTTCCCATGCCACCTTACTTCGGAAGCTCGGATGGTCTCGCGGGCCCTAGTGAGGACAAGTTTGTGATGACTGAAGTGTCCGAGAAACAGGACGCCACAAGTCCCAATTGGGATTGTAAATCGGAAGGATGGCCTATAGCCACAGTGCACGATGGGCAAGATGTAGGCTTGGACGATTACTATGATTTGGATAAACGAAAGAAACTTGAAGGAAGAGGTGGGAAGGGAGAATTTAGTTGTTCATCCCCACTTTGTGCTTGCTGCAAGGGGCCAAAAGGGATTTATGGCGGTGATCCTGACGACACGAATATCAACTTAACTGACACTAATTATTTAGAGTATGAACCAACGAGTGAGAGGAAAACTGAAGATAGAAACAACTATTCAATTAAAACAAGTTGCAACGATGACTTGGTTGGAGATCTCAAAGGTACCCCTGACTTTCAACCTAAGGCTATTGACAAAGATTACTACTCATATATACATGGAGACTACAAGCCAAAAGAGGATAAATTAGAGGATGGGGAAGGTATTGAACCCGATGCGGCAGCAGATGAAGGGGGAGGTGCTACATCAGATGAATTTTTGATGTTTGAAGGCGAAGATGTGTTTGAAGTATTTAATCTTAGAATTATACACAGAAAAAACAG GACCGGATTTGAGGAGAGCAAGGACCTGCCTATTGTTTTAAATAGCATTATCGCTGGAAGATACTATGTAACAGAATACCTTGGTTCAGCTGCATTCAGCAAAGTCATTCAGGCTCATGATATGCACACCGGAGTAGACGTTTGCTTGAAGATAATAAAGAATGACAAGGACTTCTTTGATCAGAGTTTAGATGAAATTAAGCTTCTCAAGTTTGTGAACAAGAATGACCCTTGTGATGAGCACCATATACTGCGACTATATGATTACTTCTACCATCAG GAGCACCTCTTTATTGTTTGTGAACTTCTCCGAGCAAATTTATATGAATTTCAGAAATACAACCGAGAATCTGATCTAGAGCCTTATTTTACAATGAGCAGGCTACAG ACCATAACACGACAGTGCTTGGAGGCACTTGTGTTTTTGCACAATTTGGGGATCATCCACTGTGATCTAAAGCCCGAAAATATTCTCATCAAAAGTTATCGAAGATGTGAGATAAAAGTTATTGATCTCGGAAGCAGTTGCTTTCAGTCAGATCCCTTGTCCTTATATGTACAGTCTCGTTCTTATAGAGCTCCCGAAGTCATCTTAGGCCTCTCTTATGATGCAAAAATTGATCTTTGGTCTCTTGGCTGCATCTTGGGAGAGTTGTGCTCTGGGGAG GTGCTTTTTCCAAATGAAGCAATTGTTATGTTGCTTGCACGTATGATTGGAATGCTTGGTCCTATAGATGTGGACATGTTACAAAGAGGACAGGAGACACACAAATATTTCACAAAGGATTATGACCTTTATCATATACACGAG GACACTGATCTACTTGAATACATAATCCCCGAGGAAACGTCATTGGAGCATCAGCTGCCAGTATCTGATCCATTGTTCCTCGACTTTGTCAGAAAGTTGCTTGAGATAAATCCTCAAAGTCGTCCTACGGCCAAAGAGGCCATAGGTCACCCTTGGCTTTCCCATCG GCTATCTCTGAACTTGGTCTTTTCCTTTTCTCACATATGA
- the LOC104223716 gene encoding uncharacterized protein isoform X3, with protein sequence MAVSDIKQVLEFLKNYGFSESESALMEDIMEKSELGSFDYERFLFPMIPPPPPLKIPSARRLDDLISANINHSNSVSSDEEFVSLASSTTGFCSSEFTNPYGIRTTTALSSQASSDRLSQFGTARDYPDFDMQNDLFWYREKDEDFPMPPYFGSSDGLAGPSEDKFVMTEVSEKQDATSPNWDCKSEGWPIATVHDGQDVGLDDYYDLDKRKKLEGRGGKGEFSCSSPLCACCKGPKGIYGGDPDDTNINLTDTNYLEYEPTSERKTEDRNNYSIKTSCNDDLVGDLKGTPDFQPKAIDKDYYSYIHGDYKPKEDKLEDGEGIEPDAAADEGGGATSDEFLMFEGEDVFEVFNLRIIHRKNRTGFEESKDLPIVLNSIIAGRYYVTEYLGSAAFSKVIQAHDMHTGVDVCLKIIKNDKDFFDQSLDEIKLLKFVNKNDPCDEHHILRLYDYFYHQEHLFIVCELLRANLYEFQKYNRESDLEPYFTMSRLQTITRQCLEALVFLHNLGIIHCDLKPENILIKSYRRCEIKVIDLGSSCFQSDPLSLYVQSRSYRAPEVILGLSYDAKIDLWSLGCILGELCSGEVLFPNEAIVMLLARMIGMLGPIDVDMLQRGQETHKYFTKDYDLYHIHEDTDLLEYIIPEETSLEHQLPVSDPLFLDFVRKLLEINPQSRPTAKEAIGHPWLSHRY encoded by the exons ATGGCTGTTTCTGACATTAAACAAGTATTGGAGTTCTTGAAAAATTATGGGTTTTCAGAATCAGAATCAGCTCTTATGGAGGATATTATGGAGAAATCTGAATTGGGTTCATTCGATTATGAAAGATTCTTGTTTCCTATGATTCCGCCGCCACCTCCTCTTAAGATTCCTTCTGCTCGGCGTCTTGATGACTTAATTTCTGCTAACATTAATCACTCGAACTCTGTTTCTTCTGATGAGGAATTTGTCAGCTTGGCTTCTTCTACTACTGGTTTTTGCTCCTCTG AATTTACAAATCCATATGGAATTCGTACTACAACCGCTCTCAGTTCTCAAGCATCATCGGATAGATTATCTCAGTTTGGTACTGCAAGAGATTACCCTGATTTTGATATGCAAAATGACCTGTTCTGGTACCGGGAGAAAGATGAAGATTTTCCCATGCCACCTTACTTCGGAAGCTCGGATGGTCTCGCGGGCCCTAGTGAGGACAAGTTTGTGATGACTGAAGTGTCCGAGAAACAGGACGCCACAAGTCCCAATTGGGATTGTAAATCGGAAGGATGGCCTATAGCCACAGTGCACGATGGGCAAGATGTAGGCTTGGACGATTACTATGATTTGGATAAACGAAAGAAACTTGAAGGAAGAGGTGGGAAGGGAGAATTTAGTTGTTCATCCCCACTTTGTGCTTGCTGCAAGGGGCCAAAAGGGATTTATGGCGGTGATCCTGACGACACGAATATCAACTTAACTGACACTAATTATTTAGAGTATGAACCAACGAGTGAGAGGAAAACTGAAGATAGAAACAACTATTCAATTAAAACAAGTTGCAACGATGACTTGGTTGGAGATCTCAAAGGTACCCCTGACTTTCAACCTAAGGCTATTGACAAAGATTACTACTCATATATACATGGAGACTACAAGCCAAAAGAGGATAAATTAGAGGATGGGGAAGGTATTGAACCCGATGCGGCAGCAGATGAAGGGGGAGGTGCTACATCAGATGAATTTTTGATGTTTGAAGGCGAAGATGTGTTTGAAGTATTTAATCTTAGAATTATACACAGAAAAAACAG GACCGGATTTGAGGAGAGCAAGGACCTGCCTATTGTTTTAAATAGCATTATCGCTGGAAGATACTATGTAACAGAATACCTTGGTTCAGCTGCATTCAGCAAAGTCATTCAGGCTCATGATATGCACACCGGAGTAGACGTTTGCTTGAAGATAATAAAGAATGACAAGGACTTCTTTGATCAGAGTTTAGATGAAATTAAGCTTCTCAAGTTTGTGAACAAGAATGACCCTTGTGATGAGCACCATATACTGCGACTATATGATTACTTCTACCATCAG GAGCACCTCTTTATTGTTTGTGAACTTCTCCGAGCAAATTTATATGAATTTCAGAAATACAACCGAGAATCTGATCTAGAGCCTTATTTTACAATGAGCAGGCTACAG ACCATAACACGACAGTGCTTGGAGGCACTTGTGTTTTTGCACAATTTGGGGATCATCCACTGTGATCTAAAGCCCGAAAATATTCTCATCAAAAGTTATCGAAGATGTGAGATAAAAGTTATTGATCTCGGAAGCAGTTGCTTTCAGTCAGATCCCTTGTCCTTATATGTACAGTCTCGTTCTTATAGAGCTCCCGAAGTCATCTTAGGCCTCTCTTATGATGCAAAAATTGATCTTTGGTCTCTTGGCTGCATCTTGGGAGAGTTGTGCTCTGGGGAG GTGCTTTTTCCAAATGAAGCAATTGTTATGTTGCTTGCACGTATGATTGGAATGCTTGGTCCTATAGATGTGGACATGTTACAAAGAGGACAGGAGACACACAAATATTTCACAAAGGATTATGACCTTTATCATATACACGAG GACACTGATCTACTTGAATACATAATCCCCGAGGAAACGTCATTGGAGCATCAGCTGCCAGTATCTGATCCATTGTTCCTCGACTTTGTCAGAAAGTTGCTTGAGATAAATCCTCAAAGTCGTCCTACGGCCAAAGAGGCCATAGGTCACCCTTGGCTTTCCCATCG ATATTGA
- the LOC104223716 gene encoding uncharacterized protein isoform X4 → MRNLSAWLLLLLVFAPLVYPVVSGAEFTNPYGIRTTTALSSQASSDRLSQFGTARDYPDFDMQNDLFWYREKDEDFPMPPYFGSSDGLAGPSEDKFVMTEVSEKQDATSPNWDCKSEGWPIATVHDGQDVGLDDYYDLDKRKKLEGRGGKGEFSCSSPLCACCKGPKGIYGGDPDDTNINLTDTNYLEYEPTSERKTEDRNNYSIKTSCNDDLVGDLKGTPDFQPKAIDKDYYSYIHGDYKPKEDKLEDGEGIEPDAAADEGGGATSDEFLMFEGEDVFEVFNLRIIHRKNRTGFEESKDLPIVLNSIIAGRYYVTEYLGSAAFSKVIQAHDMHTGVDVCLKIIKNDKDFFDQSLDEIKLLKFVNKNDPCDEHHILRLYDYFYHQEHLFIVCELLRANLYEFQKYNRESDLEPYFTMSRLQTITRQCLEALVFLHNLGIIHCDLKPENILIKSYRRCEIKVIDLGSSCFQSDPLSLYVQSRSYRAPEVILGLSYDAKIDLWSLGCILGELCSGEVLFPNEAIVMLLARMIGMLGPIDVDMLQRGQETHKYFTKDYDLYHIHEDTDLLEYIIPEETSLEHQLPVSDPLFLDFVRKLLEINPQSRPTAKEAIGHPWLSHRLSLNLVFSFSHI, encoded by the exons ATGAGGAATTTGTCAGCTTGGCTTCTTCTACTACTGGTTTTTGCTCCTCTG GTTTATCCTGTTGTCTCTGGTGCAGAATTTACAAATCCATATGGAATTCGTACTACAACCGCTCTCAGTTCTCAAGCATCATCGGATAGATTATCTCAGTTTGGTACTGCAAGAGATTACCCTGATTTTGATATGCAAAATGACCTGTTCTGGTACCGGGAGAAAGATGAAGATTTTCCCATGCCACCTTACTTCGGAAGCTCGGATGGTCTCGCGGGCCCTAGTGAGGACAAGTTTGTGATGACTGAAGTGTCCGAGAAACAGGACGCCACAAGTCCCAATTGGGATTGTAAATCGGAAGGATGGCCTATAGCCACAGTGCACGATGGGCAAGATGTAGGCTTGGACGATTACTATGATTTGGATAAACGAAAGAAACTTGAAGGAAGAGGTGGGAAGGGAGAATTTAGTTGTTCATCCCCACTTTGTGCTTGCTGCAAGGGGCCAAAAGGGATTTATGGCGGTGATCCTGACGACACGAATATCAACTTAACTGACACTAATTATTTAGAGTATGAACCAACGAGTGAGAGGAAAACTGAAGATAGAAACAACTATTCAATTAAAACAAGTTGCAACGATGACTTGGTTGGAGATCTCAAAGGTACCCCTGACTTTCAACCTAAGGCTATTGACAAAGATTACTACTCATATATACATGGAGACTACAAGCCAAAAGAGGATAAATTAGAGGATGGGGAAGGTATTGAACCCGATGCGGCAGCAGATGAAGGGGGAGGTGCTACATCAGATGAATTTTTGATGTTTGAAGGCGAAGATGTGTTTGAAGTATTTAATCTTAGAATTATACACAGAAAAAACAG GACCGGATTTGAGGAGAGCAAGGACCTGCCTATTGTTTTAAATAGCATTATCGCTGGAAGATACTATGTAACAGAATACCTTGGTTCAGCTGCATTCAGCAAAGTCATTCAGGCTCATGATATGCACACCGGAGTAGACGTTTGCTTGAAGATAATAAAGAATGACAAGGACTTCTTTGATCAGAGTTTAGATGAAATTAAGCTTCTCAAGTTTGTGAACAAGAATGACCCTTGTGATGAGCACCATATACTGCGACTATATGATTACTTCTACCATCAG GAGCACCTCTTTATTGTTTGTGAACTTCTCCGAGCAAATTTATATGAATTTCAGAAATACAACCGAGAATCTGATCTAGAGCCTTATTTTACAATGAGCAGGCTACAG ACCATAACACGACAGTGCTTGGAGGCACTTGTGTTTTTGCACAATTTGGGGATCATCCACTGTGATCTAAAGCCCGAAAATATTCTCATCAAAAGTTATCGAAGATGTGAGATAAAAGTTATTGATCTCGGAAGCAGTTGCTTTCAGTCAGATCCCTTGTCCTTATATGTACAGTCTCGTTCTTATAGAGCTCCCGAAGTCATCTTAGGCCTCTCTTATGATGCAAAAATTGATCTTTGGTCTCTTGGCTGCATCTTGGGAGAGTTGTGCTCTGGGGAG GTGCTTTTTCCAAATGAAGCAATTGTTATGTTGCTTGCACGTATGATTGGAATGCTTGGTCCTATAGATGTGGACATGTTACAAAGAGGACAGGAGACACACAAATATTTCACAAAGGATTATGACCTTTATCATATACACGAG GACACTGATCTACTTGAATACATAATCCCCGAGGAAACGTCATTGGAGCATCAGCTGCCAGTATCTGATCCATTGTTCCTCGACTTTGTCAGAAAGTTGCTTGAGATAAATCCTCAAAGTCGTCCTACGGCCAAAGAGGCCATAGGTCACCCTTGGCTTTCCCATCG GCTATCTCTGAACTTGGTCTTTTCCTTTTCTCACATATGA